A stretch of the Bacillus anthracis str. Vollum genome encodes the following:
- a CDS encoding serine hydrolase domain-containing protein, with amino-acid sequence MENKLSGVLAATLALTMSLPTGAIASSSSKTPVVSSQEVASKDLEKIAAENAALLTKSYETTSVQYALIDNGKLILSGQTGKNDIEGKEPLTKDTLYGIGSTSKVYTAAAVMKLVDEGKVDLDASVTRYIPEFKMKDERYKRITPRMLLNHSSGLQGSTLNNAFLFKDNDVYAHDILLQQLSNQNLKADPGAFSVYCNDGFTLAEILVERVSGMSFTEFLHQKFTEPLKLNHTITSQDKWEDEKRAGQYSPTYQGQLPSEMVNVIGTGGISSTAEDVVRFSQIFMGQGKEILSNKAVKAMEQEEYKKGMWPGDSGNVFNYGLGWDSVKLYPFSEYGIKALTKGGDTMLQHATLVVLPEQKMAAAVLSSGGSSMTNQLLANKLLLARLKEKGTIKDIKPDRSFGKPVKAKVPQDVVKKAGFYGNSYSHFKIEITKKGELFLPTKPEEKYVYTADGSFINEKGTSKLNFVTEKNGKVYLRESAYELSPGLGQNVLTHYLAQKLENNVLPKKTAAAWAKREGGKFYLVNEKFNSINYLGQQIPLNTQITLKDGYWDGKKITGPNTATHQIQIPVMNGRDTKEAHFYTEDGTEYMEMSSFLYVSESNVKSLDTGQLSKVTLQKSGHAKWFTIPQEAAGKTMNVELPSGSSFAVYDENGVCVNFSVVSNNNKVKLPENGTVVFAGAPNSEFTVALN; translated from the coding sequence ATGGAAAATAAATTATCTGGAGTGTTAGCCGCTACCTTAGCTCTAACGATGAGCCTACCAACAGGAGCGATAGCGTCTTCTAGCAGTAAGACTCCGGTTGTATCTAGCCAAGAAGTTGCTAGCAAAGATTTGGAGAAGATTGCTGCAGAGAACGCTGCACTGCTCACGAAGTCCTATGAGACGACTAGTGTACAGTATGCGCTGATTGATAATGGTAAACTTATTTTGTCAGGACAGACAGGCAAGAATGACATAGAGGGGAAAGAGCCATTAACCAAAGATACTCTATACGGAATTGGTTCAACCAGTAAAGTATATACAGCTGCGGCTGTTATGAAATTAGTAGACGAAGGAAAAGTTGATTTGGATGCTTCTGTTACCCGCTATATTCCTGAGTTCAAAATGAAAGATGAACGATATAAACGCATTACACCGCGTATGCTGTTGAATCACTCCTCAGGTTTGCAAGGTTCGACGCTCAATAATGCATTTTTATTTAAAGATAATGATGTTTATGCCCATGATATCTTGTTGCAACAATTGTCCAACCAAAACTTGAAGGCAGACCCTGGCGCGTTCTCAGTATACTGTAATGACGGTTTTACGCTGGCTGAGATCTTGGTAGAAAGAGTCAGCGGTATGAGTTTTACTGAATTTCTACATCAAAAGTTTACAGAGCCATTAAAACTGAATCATACGATAACATCGCAAGATAAATGGGAAGACGAAAAGCGGGCTGGACAATATTCTCCGACATACCAGGGACAGCTTCCAAGTGAAATGGTAAATGTGATTGGTACGGGAGGAATCTCTTCTACTGCAGAAGATGTGGTGCGATTCTCACAAATATTTATGGGACAGGGAAAAGAAATCCTCTCTAATAAAGCAGTCAAGGCGATGGAACAAGAAGAATATAAAAAAGGAATGTGGCCGGGAGATAGCGGAAATGTGTTCAACTATGGTCTTGGCTGGGATAGTGTGAAACTATACCCATTCAGTGAATATGGGATAAAAGCGTTGACTAAGGGTGGGGATACGATGCTGCAACATGCTACATTGGTCGTACTTCCAGAACAGAAGATGGCAGCAGCTGTATTGTCCTCCGGCGGCTCCAGCATGACAAATCAACTGTTGGCAAATAAATTACTGCTAGCTAGGCTTAAAGAGAAAGGGACAATTAAGGATATAAAACCAGATAGATCCTTCGGCAAGCCCGTCAAGGCTAAAGTGCCTCAAGACGTGGTAAAAAAAGCAGGATTTTATGGAAATAGTTATAGCCATTTCAAAATAGAAATTACGAAGAAGGGAGAACTGTTTTTACCAACTAAACCAGAAGAAAAATATGTATATACGGCGGATGGAAGCTTTATAAATGAGAAGGGCACTTCCAAGCTTAACTTCGTCACAGAGAAGAATGGAAAAGTTTATTTGAGAGAGAGCGCATATGAATTATCGCCGGGATTGGGGCAAAATGTGCTGACTCACTATTTAGCCCAGAAATTAGAAAACAATGTGTTACCGAAGAAAACAGCTGCTGCATGGGCGAAGCGCGAGGGCGGCAAGTTCTACCTCGTTAACGAAAAATTTAATTCTATAAATTATCTAGGACAACAGATACCTCTTAATACACAAATTACGCTCAAAGATGGCTATTGGGACGGCAAAAAAATTACAGGTCCGAATACGGCGACGCATCAAATTCAAATTCCCGTGATGAATGGGCGGGATACAAAGGAAGCCCATTTCTATACAGAGGATGGTACTGAATATATGGAGATGTCCAGCTTTTTATACGTCAGTGAATCTAACGTAAAATCCCTTGATACAGGTCAATTATCGAAAGTTACATTGCAAAAAAGTGGGCATGCGAAATGGTTTACGATCCCGCAAGAGGCAGCAGGGAAAACGATGAATGTGGAATTGCCATCAGGAAGTTCATTCGCGGTGTATGATGAGAATGGAGTATGCGTCAATTTTAGCGTTGTTAGTAATAATAACAAAGTGAAACTACCAGAGAACGGAACGGTTGTATTTGCTGGCGCA
- a CDS encoding DUF6241 domain-containing protein — MVRWYEGDFSQSVEEHNLLWEWDNNSTGKAYELATPEQEEAYILEQAKSEKQ, encoded by the coding sequence TTGGTTCGTTGGTATGAAGGCGATTTCTCTCAATCGGTTGAGGAGCATAATTTATTATGGGAATGGGACAATAACAGCACTGGTAAAGCATACGAATTAGCGACACCGGAACAAGAAGAAGCATACATTCTAGAACAAGCGAAGTCTGAAAAACAATAA
- a CDS encoding monooxygenase, whose amino-acid sequence MAYLLQVDFPFEGPFGEEMEKGFWDLAKSINEEEGFHWKIWTENQETKEAGGIYVFEEKQDAEKYAEMHKNRLEAAGVKDIRVRIFNINEKLTELNRGYTK is encoded by the coding sequence ATGGCATATTTATTACAAGTTGATTTTCCGTTTGAAGGTCCTTTTGGTGAAGAAATGGAAAAAGGATTTTGGGATTTAGCAAAAAGTATTAACGAAGAAGAAGGATTCCATTGGAAAATATGGACTGAGAATCAAGAAACAAAAGAAGCTGGAGGCATCTATGTATTTGAAGAAAAACAAGATGCTGAAAAATACGCTGAAATGCACAAGAACAGACTTGAAGCAGCTGGTGTTAAAGATATTAGAGTAAGAATTTTTAACATCAATGAAAAGTTAACGGAACTGAATCGTGGGTATACGAAATAA
- a CDS encoding DoxX family protein, giving the protein MTILIFINIVKVVLFLFFLMTGTKIISGKMADEFKRFGLPSFFNFLTGAFEIVGAIGMLIGIWVPMAALLAGLLLGGTMLAAALTLIVLARDPFKKAIPALVLFVLSLGISLYHIF; this is encoded by the coding sequence ATGACTATTTTAATTTTCATCAATATTGTAAAAGTAGTGTTGTTTCTGTTCTTTTTAATGACAGGAACGAAAATTATATCTGGGAAAATGGCAGATGAATTTAAGCGATTTGGTTTACCTTCGTTTTTTAATTTCTTAACTGGAGCTTTTGAGATTGTAGGAGCAATTGGAATGTTAATAGGAATTTGGGTTCCAATGGCAGCTTTATTGGCAGGATTGTTGTTAGGCGGTACGATGCTTGCAGCTGCATTAACCCTTATTGTATTAGCGAGAGATCCTTTTAAGAAAGCAATACCTGCACTTGTTTTGTTCGTCCTTAGTTTAGGGATAAGTTTGTATCATATTTTTTAA
- a CDS encoding MarR family winged helix-turn-helix transcriptional regulator, with protein MNLHDLIGYLVHRTDVKMTNYFTKKLKPFGVTPEQWGIISVLCSQRATTQKELAEAIDKDQTTVVRMIQSMERKGIVKKALNEQDRRSHNLFLTEKGDELKKTILPVVTDAHHFVTSNLSEEEIKVLQSLLNKLYDTRY; from the coding sequence ATGAACTTACATGATTTAATAGGCTATCTTGTTCATCGTACTGATGTGAAAATGACCAATTATTTTACGAAGAAATTAAAGCCTTTTGGCGTTACGCCAGAGCAGTGGGGGATTATTAGTGTTCTTTGTAGCCAAAGAGCCACTACTCAAAAAGAGTTAGCAGAAGCGATTGATAAAGATCAAACTACTGTCGTAAGAATGATACAGTCAATGGAGAGAAAAGGGATTGTAAAGAAGGCTTTGAATGAGCAAGATCGGCGTTCACACAACCTGTTTTTAACTGAAAAAGGCGACGAGTTAAAGAAAACAATTTTGCCTGTAGTGACAGACGCTCACCATTTCGTTACGAGTAATTTGAGCGAGGAAGAAATTAAAGTATTACAATCATTATTAAACAAATTGTATGATACACGCTATTAA